The following proteins are encoded in a genomic region of Oncorhynchus keta strain PuntledgeMale-10-30-2019 chromosome 35, Oket_V2, whole genome shotgun sequence:
- the dnal1 gene encoding dynein axonemal light chain 1 isoform X2, with protein sequence MDASLSTLINCEKLSLSTNCIEKIANLNGLKNLRILSLGRNNIKNLNGLEAVGDTLEELWISYNLIEKLKGIHVMKKLKVLYMSNNLVKEWAEFVKLADLPSLVDMVFVGNPLEEKYSAEGNWLEEATKRLPKLKKLDGNPVIKADDDDEGDS encoded by the exons ATGGAtgcttctctctccaccctcatCAACTGCGA GAAATTGTCCCTGTCTACAAACTGCATTGAGAAAATTGCCAACTTGAATGGCCTCA AAAACCTACGGATATTATCACTAGGGCGAAACAACATCAAAAATCTAAACGGACTG GAGGCTGTTGGTGACACGCTAGAGGAACTGTGGATTTCCTACAACCTGATAGAGAAGCTAAAAGGAATTCATGTTATGAAGAAGCTCAAGGTCCTCTACATGTCTAACAACCTAGTCAAGGAGTGGG CTGAGTTCGTGAAGCTAGCTGACCTTCCATCCTTAGTGGACATGGTGTTTGTTGGAAACCCCCTGGAGGAGAAGTACTCCGCTGAGGGGAACTGGCTAGAAGAGGCCACCAAGAGGCTGCCCAAGCTGAAGAAACTAGATG gGAACCCAGTGATCAAGGCGGATGATGATGACGAGGGAGACAGTTAA
- the dnal1 gene encoding dynein axonemal light chain 1 isoform X1: MAKPTTIKEALVKWEEKAGEKVGEAKAVKLYGQIPPIEKMDASLSTLINCEKLSLSTNCIEKIANLNGLKNLRILSLGRNNIKNLNGLEAVGDTLEELWISYNLIEKLKGIHVMKKLKVLYMSNNLVKEWAEFVKLADLPSLVDMVFVGNPLEEKYSAEGNWLEEATKRLPKLKKLDGNPVIKADDDDEGDS; this comes from the exons ATG GCAAAACCAACAACCATAAAAGAAGCCCTTGTGAAATGG GAGGAGAAGGCAGGAGAGAAGGTGGGGGAGGCGAAAGCAGTCAAGCTGTATGGTCAGATTCCTCCTATTGAGAAGATGGAtgcttctctctccaccctcatCAACTGCGA GAAATTGTCCCTGTCTACAAACTGCATTGAGAAAATTGCCAACTTGAATGGCCTCA AAAACCTACGGATATTATCACTAGGGCGAAACAACATCAAAAATCTAAACGGACTG GAGGCTGTTGGTGACACGCTAGAGGAACTGTGGATTTCCTACAACCTGATAGAGAAGCTAAAAGGAATTCATGTTATGAAGAAGCTCAAGGTCCTCTACATGTCTAACAACCTAGTCAAGGAGTGGG CTGAGTTCGTGAAGCTAGCTGACCTTCCATCCTTAGTGGACATGGTGTTTGTTGGAAACCCCCTGGAGGAGAAGTACTCCGCTGAGGGGAACTGGCTAGAAGAGGCCACCAAGAGGCTGCCCAAGCTGAAGAAACTAGATG gGAACCCAGTGATCAAGGCGGATGATGATGACGAGGGAGACAGTTAA